The segment TTTACTTCTTCATCCACTATCTTTTCCCATTCTATATGAGGAAACCGATCTTTGAAACGTCTGCCAAACATTAGTTCTGCTGGTGATGCACCTGTAACTGAGTGTGGGGTAACAGAGTACATATATAGATACTGCTGCAGGCTTTTTTCCGTACTTTCGTTGTTCAGCTGCCCGATCTTCAACGCTTTCAGAATTGAGCGATTCTGCCGCTCAACTTCTCCGTTAGCAGCGGGCCAATATGGTGTTGTATGTGTAAGGCGAATGCCGTTATCGACGCAAAAGTCTTTAAATTCCTGGCTGCAAAAGTTAGCTGCATTATCTGTCGTCAGAACATCGGGCAATCCCAGTCTTGTAAATATGCGTTCGAGGCGTTTAATGATAGCAGCAGAAGTGGTTGTTATCATCTCTTCCACCACGCAATATCGACTGTAGTAATCCACAAGTACGAACAGAAACTTGTTATTCGGTAGCGGTCCCAGAAAATCTGCACTCAGGTGGCTCCACGGTTTTGTTGGCATCGCTCTGATCTGCAGTGGTTCAGGGTTAGGTCCTTTTCCTACGGCTTGACATTGTAGACATTGCTTACACCTCAACTCTACGGCTTTGTCGATCCCAGGCCACCATAACGCTGCTCTCAATCTCCGCTTCATCTTGTTACACCCTGGGTGTCCGCTGTGTGCTAGATCTAGAACCCTAGCACGAAGCCTCTCAGGAACTACGATTCTGTTCATCCGTAATATTAAATTATTCACGCGGCACAGCTCACCTTGAAAGGGGTAATACTGTTTCAAATCACTGGTCCATGTTCCCACGTTAATCGCGCTGCGAAGTTTCTCAAATGTGGCATCTTCCTCAGAAGCTTGTATTATTTCTGTCATAGATACCGTCGATGGCAAAGCACTTTCAACAATAGCCCATAAGTCTTTTTCACATGAATTATCGCAGCTACGACTATCGACTTGTGCCAGCCGTGAAAGCGGATCGGCAATATTAGTTTTACCTGGAACGTACGTCAATGTGAATCGATATCCTTGCAGGTTGAGTACCCAGCGTTGCTGTCTCGCGTTTGGATTAGAATCTGTAGAGAATATTTTCAGAAGTGGTTTGTGGTCCGTAACAACTTTGAATTCTTTCCCGCGCAAATACATCTCAAATCGATTAACACCCCAATAGATTGCCATGGCTTCTTTATCCAAAACTGAATACTTACGCTCAATttttgacaaacttttgctcgcATAACTTATTACATGCTGCTTCCCAGCATCGGTTTGTAGTAGAACGGCACCCAATCCCGTAGCACTAGTGTAGTGTCACTGTCAGCATTGTAGAATCCAAGGTGTTTAGGGTTACAAAGCATGTCCTTAATCGCATTGAAGGATTTATCCATTTCCTTATTCCATCGAAATTTGCTTCCATTGCGAATCATGTCGCGTAGTGGTGCACTGACCGTTGACAAATTGGGGATGAATTTTCCCACATAATTTGCCAAGCCAAGAAAGCTTCGGACTTCCTCTGCTGACACTGGTCGTCGAAACGATTTTATTGCGCTTATTTTCGTCTCAGCGGGTAGGATTCCTCTAGCGGATAATTCATGTCCCATGAATGTAACTTCGGAACGACCGATCTGACATTTTTGTTCATTTGTAGTTAATCCACTGTCGTTCAGTCTTCTCATGACAGCTGCCAGGCGCTGATTGTGCTCGGCCATTGTACGACCAAACACCACTATATCATCGATAAAGTTAACTACTCCATCCAAGTTTTTCAGAATTCGTTCCAGCTCACGCTGAAATATTTCAGCCGCGCAATTCATACCAAACATTAAACGTTTAAAACGGTAATATGCTTTGGTTGTCACAAAAGTTGTGATGTCGCGTGAATCGGGGTGCAGTTCTAACTGGTGAAATGCATTGTTAAGATCGATCTTCGAAAATACTCTGCATCCGTTCAAATGAGGCATCATCTCTTCAAATGTGGGAAGAGGATGTCTTTGCAGAATAATGGCTGTATTTGCTTTTCGCATATCCACGCATAAACGTACACGTCGACCTCCGTCTTTCGGTGTTACGACCAAAGGTGAAGCCCATGTTATCTTCCCGGTGGCTGGTTCGATAATATCTTGACTTAATAGTTTTTGGATTTCCTCATCTACTACTTTCTGCAGAGGAATTGGCAGCCTCCGACAAGGTTGTTGTACGGGGTATACATCTCGGTTGATATTTATAGATATTAACAGGTTTCTAGCTTTGCCAATCTTACCTGTTTTCTCCTGCAGGATTTGATGCACCTCTGTTTGGATACGTAGAACGCCAAGATCCATTGAAGTAACTCGGCCTAGCAGGTTCGCACCGCTTCCCTTGACGACATATATTTCTCGATGCACTGTTGTTGATCCAACGCTGATATCTGCTTTGAAAACTCCTTTTACGTCCAACTTGTTATTCCCATATGCCATTAACTTTTTACGCGTTTCATTGCTGATATAACTCACTTTACAACCTTTTTGTTTAAGCTGTTTCCATGTATCTTCGCCGATCACATTTACAGATGCACCTGAATCTATCATCCATTCTAACGATACGCCCCCAACCAAGCAATTCACTTTCGTATTGTATTTATTCCCGATTTGCACAGCCAAGCATTTTCCGGGTTGTGATTTCAGAGCGAAAACATTGTAGATATCACTTTCATCACTTTCACAATCTCTTGCGTCCTCCGCGCACAATTCTTCCTCTTCATCCGAATCTTCTACCTgttgtattttcttctttttctttatcgCTGGATTCTTTGTTTTGCACAGCTTCTTAAAATGTCCTACTAATCCACATTTATCGCATTCTTTCTTGCGAGCTGGACACTTTTTGTCGTTAGCGAAATGTCCCAGAGAACCGCAGCGGAAACACCTGTTACCTGcacttttaattttgtttacacTCTGAAAATTTTCTTCTTTCACTATTTCCCGTTGGTTCATGTCGATCGTTTCCAAAATTCTTCCCTCTTCGAGAATATCGGCCAGCTCTACCAGCCGTTTCTTTAATATTTCACCACGTAACGCATTAGAAATACAACCGTCGAAGATTTGCTCTGTAATACGCATATCTAGAGCATTTCCATAGTCACACACGTTCCCTTGATGACGCAATCGACTCACAAATCGCGCAAcactttcttcctctttttgaGACATTTTCCGAAACACCGCTCGTTCATGCGGAATACATACGATTGGCTTAAATTGATTGTCAAGTATCTCCACTGTCTTCTGATAGACATCAGACCCTTCTGCAGGCTCTTCATTACTCTTTGGATCATCGAAAAATGCTTCTTGCACTTCCAGTCCACCCAGATGTAAAAACAAagctttcttcttttccacaGTAATATCAGCGTTGCACGCCAAATAGAGTTCGAACGACCGTTTCCACGCCGTCCATCTCTTTCCCACCGTCGATGGTTCACCGATCACAAACGGAGAAATATTGTGATTCATTTCACTCGCGTTTGAAAATGGGTTTATAACGGGACTTTTTCACTGATTCACTACCGACGATTTATTTTCCCACTTCTCGCTTACCGCAACTTTAACCATTCGTGCTAGATGATCACGAAAGTGGTACTTTGTAATATTTTCTCCTTCGAAGGAAATTATTTCCGACTCGTCGCCAAAATGTAGGGATTAACTTCGGGTAGAAGAATAAACACGTGCTTACTCAAAGAACACTACTTGTTTAATACTCTCTCTTTGACAGATCCTCACCAGTGCAACCAGAATACATTACAGATGGACTTCACAGTCGGCTGGTAGAGTATAGGACAGCTAtgagctagtgcaacaatcctactgactctatctagcagcagaGTTTGGTCCCTGCTGCATATCAAACGAATACATACTCCAGACTCGGATTTGGAGtcacattttcttcattctttcGAAACATAGACcatttttttgttaggggggacttagactactttgtccattgaattgaacttttgtagtatatccaaggggtcggacgctcagcacatagtgccccggcactgcagagatatcaaacggcacacctctaaagccttataaaaaaaacatttatagggcttcacacacctccggttcaattttacatatgaaatgggagcactgccggttgtcaaaatcatctcgcacggttgccagatctatcagattttaacgaatttaacaaatcttgcagttcggcactttcggtacagcatcggcacagttcggctcgtttcaagtcgcctaacataaaaacggctgtgccga is part of the Sabethes cyaneus chromosome 2, idSabCyanKW18_F2, whole genome shotgun sequence genome and harbors:
- the LOC128735265 gene encoding uncharacterized protein K02A2.6-like, which translates into the protein MAIYWGVNRFEMYLRGKEFKVVTDHKPLLKIFSTDSNPNARQQRWVLNLQGYRFTLTYVPGKTNIADPLSRLAQVDSRSCDNSCEKDLWAIVESALPSTVSMTEIIQASEEDATFEKLRSAINVGTWTSDLKQYYPFQGELCRVNNLILRMNRIVVPERLRARVLDLAHSGHPGCNKMKRRLRAALWWPGIDKAVELRCKQCLQCQAVGKGPNPEPLQIRAMPTKPWSHLSADFLGPLPNNKFLFVLVDYYSRYCVVEEMITTTSAAIIKRLERIFTRLGLPDVLTTDNAANFCSQEFKDFCVDNGIRLTHTTPYWPAANGEVERQNRSILKALKIGQLNNESTEKSLQQYLYMYSVTPHSVTGASPAELMFGRRFKDRFPHIEWEKIVDEEVKDRDLVAKYNSKLYRDKSVNAKESDISVGDQVLMKMHHKPNKLAPNFHPNPALVINKTGNSVTVKSTSGNIYRRNSSHLKSVPATSSINNYVNRELEADADPTVSDNTSAGSGQTVVTNESSETAADRPKRQLRIPVKFKDYDMNFQ